TGCCGAGGTCGCGCAGGGCGTCGGCGCGGGCGCGCTCGTCCCCCTGTCGGAGCGCCTCGCCGACGGCCCGTGCGCGGGGGTCCTCCCCCGGCACGACGCGACCGCCCACGGACAGCGCGTCGTCGGCCACGAAGTCGCGTCCCAGGGCGCGCCCGGTCGGGTCGAGCACCTTGCGGTCGCCGTTCCAGGCCGGCTGGCGGTAGCTGCTGAACGGCAGCAGCACCACGTCGCCGTCGAGCCCCGCCACGACCGCGCGGGCCGCCGCCAGGTCGGCGGGGAGCTCGACCGCCTCCAGCCGACCGCCCGCGCCGAGGCCGGCGTCGGGCAGCGTGGCGACCGGGAGCAGCACCAGCGCCACGCCCAGTCCCGGGCGCGCCGCCGCCGGCAGCGCCCGGACCAGCCGGGCCGCTCCCTCCCCGAGGACCAGCGCCAGCCCGGGGGCGACCAGGGCGAGCAGCCGGGTGCTGTCGCGCAGCACCCCTCCCCCGGGCACCGACGCGGCCAGCGAGCCCAGCGCCGTCGGCGCGACCCAGGACAGGGTCGCCGCGCCCCAGCCGAGAACGGCACACCCCGCCAGGGCCGCGACCAGCGGGGTCCCGAGCCGGCGGCGCAGCCCGGTGGCGCCCAGCACGACCAGCACCACGACGGCCGCCAGCCACAGCCAGCCCGGGACGCCCAGCCGGCTGGCGGGGACGACCTCGGCGTTCCAGATGCCGCCGAGCGTGAGAGCGGCCAGCGGGCCCGGGAGCCCGCCCTCGTCCTGCAGGGCGAACCGGCTCGACGCGCCCGCGTCGGTCGTCGCGACCGACGCGTGCAGCAGCCCCGACACCAGCCACGGCGCGTTCGCCACGAGCAGCGTCGCCGCGACGACCAGCAGTCCCCGCCCCCGACGGGCCGGCCCGACGGTGAGGGTGGTGGCCAGCAGGAGCAGGGCGGTCACCAGCCCGGTGCTGGCGCTCAGGCTGCCCAGCGGGACCAGCCCCCACAGGGACGCGGGCACCACGCCGCTGCGTCGCCAGGCGAGCACCGCCGAGACGACCCACGGGGCGACGGCGTACCCCACCAGGACCGGCCAGTGCCCCATCACCAGCCGCTCGACCACGAACGGGTTCCAGACGTACGCCGTGGCGCTCACCAGCTGCGCCACCAGGGAGCCGCGGTCGGCGAGCCGGAGCACGCCGAGACCGGCCCCGACCAGGGTCCCGAGCAGCACGAGGTGCTGCAGCAGCTGGCCCGGCACCACCTCGTCGAGGACCGCCACCACCGCGTCGGAGGGCACCGCACGCGGGAGCGCGCTGCCCACGCCCAGGGCGTCGCGGGTCAGCGCCAGGTCGGGCACCCAGACCATGTCGTAGGTCAGCACGTGGCCCGGCAGCAGCGCCGGTCCGAGCAGCACCACCGCGAGCACCAGCACCCACACCACGGGCAGCCGGCGACGCCACGTCGACCCCACGTCTCGGCCTCCCCGGCTGCGGCGCCCCGGCGCGGTTCGTCGGAGCGACACCAGATCAAACCACCCGGAACCGCGCCCCGTAGGCTCACCTGGTGACGGAGGGCAGCACGCGCGGCGACTGGACGCGCAACGGCGGGGTCATCGCCGTGGCCATGGCCGTCATGAACGTGACCACCTACGGCTACACCATGGTGGCGGCCCGGCTCCTCGGCCCCGGCAGCTACGGCGCCTTCGCCGCCGTGATGGGCCTGCTGCTCGTCATCGGCGTCCTCCAGCTGGGCCTGCAGACCACCGGCGCGCGCCGGATCGCGGCCCAGCCCGAGAGCGTCGCCGAGGTCGAGCGGGCGCTGATGCGGGTCACCTACGGCGCGGCCGCCGTCCTGGCCCTGGTCTGCCTGCTGCTCTCGCCGCTGGTCGACCGGCTGCTCCACCTCGGCAGCCTGCCCACCGCGGTCCTGGTGGCGTTCACCGCGCTGCCGATGACGGTGATGGGCGGCCAGGCCGGGGTCCTCCAGGGCGAGCGGCGGTGGCGGGCCCTCGCGGCGCTCTACCTCGCGGCCGGGGTGCCTCGCCTGCTCCTCGGCGGCGCGCTGCTGGCGTGGCGCCCGACCGAGACCATGGCCGTGCTGGCGGTGACCGTCGCCTTCGTCGCCCCCGTCGTGGTCGGGTGGTGGGCGCTGCGCCGCTCCGCGCCGGGTCGCAGCCAGGCAGCGACCGGGCTCCACGACGAGCGCAGCATCCTGGCCGAGACCTTCCGCAACTCCCACGCGCTGCTCGCGTTCTTCGCGCTCTCCAACGCCGACGTCATCATCGCGCGCGACGTGCTCGGCGGCCACGAGTCGGGGCTCTACGCCGGCGGCCTGATCCTCGTCAAGGCGGTGCTGTTCCTGCCGCAGTTCGTGGTCGTGGTCGCCTTCCCGTCGATGTCCGACGGTCGCAGCCGAGGCCGTGCGCTGGCCGGCAGCGTGGGCGTCGTGCTGGTCCTGGGCGTGGTCTCGACGCTGGGCGCCCTGGTGCTGAGCGGCCTGGCGCTGGTCTTCGTCGGCGGCCCGGAATACGCCGAGATCCAGGACCGGCTCTGGCTGTTCGCGATCCTCGGCACCGTGCTGTCGGTGGTGCAGCTGCTCGTCTACAGCGTGGTCGCCCGGCAGTCGCGCCGGTCGGTCTACCTGCTGTGGGGCGGCCTGGTCGCCCTGGTGCTGGCCACCCGCGCGGTCGACGACGCGACGTCGCTGGCGCTGGTCGTGGTGGCCGTCGACGCCGTGGTCATGCTGGCCCTGCTCGCCACCAGCGTGCACGGCCTGCGGGGCAGCCGGACGGTCGTGCGCGAGGACGCCCGGGTCGGCTAGCGCCGGTCGGCTAGTGCGCGGCCTCGTGCCAGCTCATGCCGGTGCCGACGGACACGTCGAGGGGCACGGTCAGGTCGGCGGCCGCGGCCATCTCGCGGCGCACCAGCGCCTCGAGCTGCTCGCGCTCGCCCTGGGCCACCTCGAGCACCAGCTCGTCGTGGACCT
This genomic interval from Nocardioides scoriae contains the following:
- a CDS encoding lipopolysaccharide biosynthesis protein, which gives rise to MTEGSTRGDWTRNGGVIAVAMAVMNVTTYGYTMVAARLLGPGSYGAFAAVMGLLLVIGVLQLGLQTTGARRIAAQPESVAEVERALMRVTYGAAAVLALVCLLLSPLVDRLLHLGSLPTAVLVAFTALPMTVMGGQAGVLQGERRWRALAALYLAAGVPRLLLGGALLAWRPTETMAVLAVTVAFVAPVVVGWWALRRSAPGRSQAATGLHDERSILAETFRNSHALLAFFALSNADVIIARDVLGGHESGLYAGGLILVKAVLFLPQFVVVVAFPSMSDGRSRGRALAGSVGVVLVLGVVSTLGALVLSGLALVFVGGPEYAEIQDRLWLFAILGTVLSVVQLLVYSVVARQSRRSVYLLWGGLVALVLATRAVDDATSLALVVVAVDAVVMLALLATSVHGLRGSRTVVREDARVG